The stretch of DNA GCCGACGGCCACTGGCCCGCCGGGCTGTACGACGCCTTCGAACACACCGGCCTGCGCCCGCTCGAGGACGACCTCGCTGACGCTGGGTATGCTGTCTCTGAGATCGATTACGTCATCCAGTCTCACCTGCACCTCGATCACGCCGGCGGCCTCGAGACCTTCGCCGGAACTGAGACTCCGATCTACGTCCACGAGCGCGAACTCAAATACGCCTACTACAGCGCGAAAACGGATGCTGCGGACGCCGATATCGCCTACCTCGCTGCCGATTTCGATCACGACCTCTCGTGGGAGATTGTCCATGGTGACCGCGCACATGTGTTCGAGGGCCTCGAGTTCGTCCGCTTACCCGGGCACACGCCCGGCTTGCTCGGCGTCGTCCTCGATCTCGAGGACGCGGGCGCGGGCACCGTGATCCTCGCGGGCGATCAGGCCTACACGCGGGCGAACTACGACGACGAACAGCCGATGGGCGGCGGCCTGCTCTGGAGCAAGCGCGACTGGTTCGAGAGCCTACAACGCGTGCAGAACCTCGAGCGACGACACGACGCAACTGTCATCTGCGGGCACGACGCAGACGACCTCGAGCGCCTGCACTCACTCTAGTTTCAGGCAGTCGATGTCGAACTGGTGATCGACGGCAACACCGCATCAAGGTCGATGTTTTCGACGTCGACTGTCAGCTGATACTCGCCGTCCTCGAGATTAAGAACTCCTTCCTGAGACAGATGATCCAGATGTGCGTACGCCTCGCCCGGCCCGTGGAGAATGTGGATTCCCTCAAGGTCGCCAAAGAGCTGTGCACTGACTGTCCACGGGTCTGCCGGCCCGTGATCGGCGAGTACCTCGAGGACGTTTTCAGTCCGCTCGCGATGATGCGCAGCAATCGTTCGCGCACGCTTGGTCGGCTCCTCGATAGGGTCGCGATGGCCGGGCCAGACACGGTCGTAGTCGCGTTCGACCAGTCGCTCGAGCGTTTCGAGATACTGCTCGAGCGGCCGTTCGACCCGGACATCTGCACCGCCAATGTTCGGCGTGTAGACCGGCAAAATCGTGTCGCCAACGAACGCCTCGGTGGAGGTACTGTCGGGTCCGTTCTCACTCTCGAACCAACACAATCCCGCTGCGTGGCCCGGTGCGTGGACGGTCGTGAGTTGTCGGCCGCCGACCTCGAGGACATCTCCATCTTCAATCGGCGTCACATCTGCGGGTTCGCCCTGGATTTTGCTTGCGGCCTCGAAAACGTCGAGTAGTTCCTGGCGGGCGTCCTCGGGAAGCCCCCACTGCTCGAGGCAGTCGCGTCGCTGCTGGTCGAAATTATCGAGGGCATCCGCATCGCCGGCGACGAGGGGCGCGTCGGCTTCGTGGACGTACACGGTCGCATCGCTTTCGGCCTGTATCTCGCCCGCTAACCCGCTGTGGTCGGGATGGAAGTGCGTCAACACGATGTCGTCGACATCCGAAAACTCGTAGCCACGCTCGGCCAGCCCCTCACGGAGGTCCGCCCGACAGTCAGGCGTCGCAATAGCGGTGTCGACGAGCGCGAGTGAATTGCCGTCGCTGTCTGCGCTGTCGCCGGCGAGGACGTACGCGTTGTTGTTCCCTTCAAACTCCTCGTTACCCAGCGTAATCCGGTCCATGTCGGACTCTCAGTCGTCGCTCGCTCATAATTCGCAGGGTCACGGGCCGATTGTTCGTGGTCGAGTTTCTGGCGGGCGGTTTGCCACCCGAATCGATTCCTCGAGTTCGACGGACAATAACCGGGAAAGTGTCTGCTTCCTCATTCGACGGGCTCGAGCGGCGCTTCGATTGTCGAGCTCACCGATCTACTGGTGTGGCCTCGTCGCTCTCTGCTGGGGCCTGTTCGGGTTTCGATCTGAGGACAGCCTCACGGTCTTCGACGCGCGTGAACGTTTCCTCGTTCAGCGACTGGATCATCGCCGGCCGGACCTCGATTGTCGCCGCCAGTCGCCAGTCGATATCTGGGTACTGCGACCACAACGAGAGTACATCGTCGAACGGCTCATCCGTGATCGAAATTGTCAGCGGCTCATCCTGAATCAGAGGGACCGGCACCTCGTCTGGCTCGAGCCGGCTCGTATCGTGGAAGATCTGGAGGGCAGCCCCGAGGAGTCGCTGTCGCTCAATCGAACTCATCTGCGTCTCAGCGTCGTCGTTCTCGTTTTCGCCAGCACGGGGGACGACCAGATATCGGATGGACAGCGAAAGCGGCGGGTCCTGCCGAGTCGTTTCCGTGGTTGTCCGGCTCACTGTTCCTCTCGAGTTGTCTGTTTCGATCCGGTAGGGACAGAGGACGAGATCGATATCGGAGAGCGATCCGAGCTCGGCTGGCGATGCCACCGCGATCCGGTTCGGATCCAGTGGACTGTGTTCGGCAACGTTCGTTGCCATCACCTCGAGTAACGCATTACTCACATCCGCAATCGCACTATAGCTCATCTTTCTCTGTACCCATACCTAATACCTTAAATCTATTACTGTATGAATATGTACGAATGACGGACGAGTACGCGGTTCATCCCGGACAAACAGACAGGCAGACAGATAGGCAGACAGACAGGCAGACAGACAGCGCCCCGTCTTAACTACGTCGACGTGCCTCCTGAATCTGTGTTCGCGCTTCCCTCTCAGTCGGCCCCTCGAGGTGCTCGAGGTACGGCTCGAAGTCTGCCTCGCGGATTGGAGAGTTACGGTCTCGTTTGTACTGCTCGAGTGCCTGGACCACGAGCGGCATAGTGATTGTTTCCGCCTCACGGTCAGCACCGTAGATGGCGACGTGTTTGGCCAATTTATCGATGTCGCCACCACTGTACTCGAACTCAGCGAGCCACTCCCAGTCGACAGCTTCGACGGGACAGTTGTCAGGGAAGATTCCCTCCCAAATCCGCTCGCGGGTCGCTGCGTCAGGTTTCTCGAACGTAATCGAGTGGGTGATCCGCCGCGAGAACGCCGCGTCAATGTTCTGGGCGTAGTTCGTCGTCAGGACGATGACCCCATCGTATGTCTCGACCCGCTGGAGGAGGTAGTTCACCTCCACGTTGGCGTAGCGATCTGTTGCGTCCGAGACCTCCGCTCGATCCCCGAAGATCGAGTCGGCCTCATCGAACAGCAAGATCGCGTTCGACTGCTCGGCCGCGCGGAAAATCTGCTCTAAGTTCTCCTCGGTCTCGCCGATATACTTCGATATGACGGAGGAGAGATCGATCTTGTACAGGTCCATCCCGACGGAGTTGGCCAGGACTTCCGCTGCCAGCGTCTTCCCCGTCCCCGGGAGCCCCTTGAACAGCGAGACGATTCCCGCGTTGCCGTCTTTTGCCCGAAAGCCCCAGTCGTCGTAAAGCAGTCCCCGGTTCGTGATGTGTGTCTCGAGCGTGCGCAGACGCCGTTCGGTCGACTCGCGCAACTCGATGTCGTCCCAGCATTTGCGGGGCTCGACGCGTTGAGCCAGGTCTGCCAGATCGGTACTCGACTGGGCGCGACAGCCCGCTCGAATCTCTTCAAGCGTGGGGTCGTCGCCACCGGCCAGCGACGTTGCCGTCGCCAGCGCCGCCTCGAGTTGCCCCTGCGTGAGGTCGAACGTACTCGCCATCGTCTCCGGCTCGACGGCCGCCGGAAGGTCGTCGGCGCGGTCCTCCCAGAACGTCCGACGAAGCGCAATCGAGGGCCGCTCGAACTCGACGATGGCGTCGACGCTCGCTCGCCGGCTCGCAGACGGTGTCCACGCCTGCTCGCCTGTGACGAACACGTCGTTTTTGAACGCACGAAAGCGCGCGAGTACCCCCTCGAGCGTGTGATCAGTCTCTCGGTTGCGGACTGTTGCCGCGTCAGCCTTCGACAGTTGGACGGGCCGGTCCTGGATGGTTGCCTCACGTACCAACGCCTCGAGTGCGTCGGCCTCGAGGACGGCCCGCAGGTCTGCCTGCAGATACTGATCGCTCGGACAGCAGGCCTCGACCGCGCGGTTGACCCCCGATCCCCGCGGCCCAGAGAAGTAGTATCGACCACCCGACTCCGACGACGGGAGCGACTCGAGGTCCGCCCGCAGGTCGTCGGGCAACAGCAGATCCTCGAAGGTGGTGTCGGCAGAAGTCCGGGTGAGGTGAGACTCGAGAGTCGCCGGGATATGGGCCTCGAGGGTTCGCTCTAACCGCGGATCGATGCCGTCGTGACCGAGCAA from Natronolimnobius sp. AArcel1 encodes:
- a CDS encoding Pvc16 family protein, producing MSYSAIADVSNALLEVMATNVAEHSPLDPNRIAVASPAELGSLSDIDLVLCPYRIETDNSRGTVSRTTTETTRQDPPLSLSIRYLVVPRAGENENDDAETQMSSIERQRLLGAALQIFHDTSRLEPDEVPVPLIQDEPLTISITDEPFDDVLSLWSQYPDIDWRLAATIEVRPAMIQSLNEETFTRVEDREAVLRSKPEQAPAESDEATPVDR
- a CDS encoding N-acyl homoserine lactonase family protein, whose product is MVDASLTPIERGTITADVNNLREGATLATVSEPNPNAALQTAPVYNVVIDHPEGTILWDTGSHPDAADGHWPAGLYDAFEHTGLRPLEDDLADAGYAVSEIDYVIQSHLHLDHAGGLETFAGTETPIYVHERELKYAYYSAKTDAADADIAYLAADFDHDLSWEIVHGDRAHVFEGLEFVRLPGHTPGLLGVVLDLEDAGAGTVILAGDQAYTRANYDDEQPMGGGLLWSKRDWFESLQRVQNLERRHDATVICGHDADDLERLHSL
- a CDS encoding MBL fold metallo-hydrolase, with the translated sequence MDRITLGNEEFEGNNNAYVLAGDSADSDGNSLALVDTAIATPDCRADLREGLAERGYEFSDVDDIVLTHFHPDHSGLAGEIQAESDATVYVHEADAPLVAGDADALDNFDQQRRDCLEQWGLPEDARQELLDVFEAASKIQGEPADVTPIEDGDVLEVGGRQLTTVHAPGHAAGLCWFESENGPDSTSTEAFVGDTILPVYTPNIGGADVRVERPLEQYLETLERLVERDYDRVWPGHRDPIEEPTKRARTIAAHHRERTENVLEVLADHGPADPWTVSAQLFGDLEGIHILHGPGEAYAHLDHLSQEGVLNLEDGEYQLTVDVENIDLDAVLPSITSSTSTA
- a CDS encoding ATP-binding protein; this translates as MSYPNTVAHLLAEIHRVHTILEHYRDGRPETTPGTAADSDRLDAAPRDETPDLTTLEYAISDSDHTAIDELDAEIERELRGAREDGVDLRLETLVDGFGLDDRHRDVLLIALLPDVEPAAEDLFTVLNNDVQKPRPTVSLIAELFSTTRTEFVAATELVGEHSPLRQHDLVVLEDDNGSTPKLNREIRVDDHISDYLLGHDGIDPRLERTLEAHIPATLESHLTRTSADTTFEDLLLPDDLRADLESLPSSESGGRYYFSGPRGSGVNRAVEACCPSDQYLQADLRAVLEADALEALVREATIQDRPVQLSKADAATVRNRETDHTLEGVLARFRAFKNDVFVTGEQAWTPSASRRASVDAIVEFERPSIALRRTFWEDRADDLPAAVEPETMASTFDLTQGQLEAALATATSLAGGDDPTLEEIRAGCRAQSSTDLADLAQRVEPRKCWDDIELRESTERRLRTLETHITNRGLLYDDWGFRAKDGNAGIVSLFKGLPGTGKTLAAEVLANSVGMDLYKIDLSSVISKYIGETEENLEQIFRAAEQSNAILLFDEADSIFGDRAEVSDATDRYANVEVNYLLQRVETYDGVIVLTTNYAQNIDAAFSRRITHSITFEKPDAATRERIWEGIFPDNCPVEAVDWEWLAEFEYSGGDIDKLAKHVAIYGADREAETITMPLVVQALEQYKRDRNSPIREADFEPYLEHLEGPTEREARTQIQEARRRS